TCAGCCGCAAGGAGGTGGAGCGCACCGCCGAGGCGCTCCGCGGGCTGGGCGTTCACGCCGCGCCGTACCACGCCGGCCTGTCCGACCAGGAGCGCCACCGCAACCAGGAGGACTTCATCGAGGACCGGGTGCAGGTGATCGTGGCCACCGTGGCGTTCGGCATGGGCATCGACAAGCCCGACGTGCGGTTCGTCGCGCACACCGGGCTGCCGAAGTCGGTCGAGCACTACCAGCAGGAGAGCGGCCGCGCCGGCCGCGACGGGCTGAAGTCCGACTGCCTGCTGCTCTTCAGCCCGGGCGACGCCAACACCTGGCGGCGGATGCTCGCCTCGTCGGACGACCAGCAGTCGTTCAACTCGGCGATGCAGGCCCTCAACCACATGTGCGACTACGCCAACAGCGTCACGTGCCGGCACAAGTCGCTGGTGGAATTCTTCGGCCAGGCCTACGAGAAGGACAACTGCGGCGCGTGCGACGTCTGCCTGGCGGAGCTGGAAACGGTCGACGAGCCGCTGGTCCTCGCCCAGAAGATCGTGAGCTGCGTAGCGCGGCTCGACCAGCGGTTCGGCGGCGACTACACGTCCAAGGTGCTCGCCGGTTCGGGCGAGGCGCGGATCCTCAGCTCCGGGCACGACCGCCTGAGCACCTACGGCCTGCTGAAGGAGTATAAGCCGCCGGTGATCCGCGACTGGATCGAGCAGCTGGTCGGCCAGGGCTACCTGCAGAAGGAGGGCGAGTACGACGTGCTGCAGATCACCGAGACCGGCCTGCAGCTCCTCAAGGGCGACGCCCAGCCCCGCCTGCTCCGCCCGTCGGCGCCCGCCGCGCGGCAGAAGAAGAAAGCCAGCGGCGACGACTGGGAGGGGGTCGACCGCAAGCTGTTCGAGAAGCTCCGCACCCTCCGCGGCGAGCAGGCCGCCGAGCGGGGCGTGCCGGCCTACATCGTGTTCGGCGACACCGCGCTGCGTGACATGGCCCGGCTGCGGCCTGCGACGCTCGACGCGTTCTCCAACGTGAAGGGCGTCGGGGCGAAAAAGCTCGAAGACTTCGGCAAGCTATTTGTCGACGCCATCGCCGACTACTGCCGCGCCAACGACGTCGCGCCCGCCGACCCTGCGCCCACGGTCGCCGCCCGCTACGCTGCGTCCGAAGACGACAGCCCCTCGCTGCCCGCCGTGGCCGCCTTCCGGCACTTCCGCGAGGGCCTCAGCATCGAAGAGACCGCCGCCCACTTAGCCAAGGCGAACTCCACGGTCGTGGGCTACCTGAACCAGTACCTCCAGCACGAGCAGATTACCGACCCGACGCCCTGGGTCGAGCGGGGCCTGGCCCTGCGGATCGAGGACGCCATCGAGCAGGTCGGCCTCGGCCGGCTCAAGCCGATCTACGAGCACCTCGGTGGCGACGTCGGGTATGACGAGATCCGGATCGTGGCGAGTTGTGTAGCGAACCGGGGGTAAACGGCTATTCTCTCTTCGGGATCGATTGCATGCAGCTCCGTCTGCGACTCTGTGGCGTACTTTTCGCGCTGGCAGTTATTGTCAGCTGCGATGGATGCACTCAGCGGCCCAACCCTCCGCAGGTCGATCCCCTGGTGGCCGGCGTGGATCCATTTCCCCCGTTTCCGAGTTCACAGAGGTGCGGGCACGGATCGAGAGTGTGGACGGCCCCGACACCGTGTGGATTGATATCCCGCGCAACCGGTGGCACGGCGTCGTCGACGCGTTCCTTCCATCTGCGGCGGATCCAGAGCCGGTGCCTTGGGAGATTTCGGGATGGGTTGAAATCGTAACCGCCACGGAAACTGTACGCGTGATGTTCTCCGCAGGCGATGATGTGCTCTTTCGCGTTAAGGATCAGTACTACCAGGGCGGTGACGGCGAGGAACTGTTGCGGCAGTTGTCAGATGCCAGGTAGCACCAGGAAGAGAAGGAGAGCTGAGCATCGCTCTGGCCCCTCTACCGGGATTAGATGAGCAGGAAGCCTCGGTACGCCATTCTGAGCATCGACCTGTGGGCCCACGGCTCTGGCCTGCACCGCAGCGCATGTGCCGTCTGCCTTTATCGCCGAACGATGGAGAGCGGCGAGGCGATTCTTCAGTCGTTGCTCGGGTAAGTAAGAGAGTGGCCTTTGTGTCGAAGTTGGACCTGAGCTGTGAAACTCTCGGGGTTAGCCGAGCTTGTTGAACGTCTGTTTCTGTCGTGCTCCCCGCTTTCCCCTTATTGGTAGAGTTAGGCTGACGCAGGCGAATACCCCTAACAGCACTGAATGGGGTTCGGGAACAGGGTCAGAAAACTTTGCTAAGAAGGCGTCGCTACTGCCCGCGTTGGGTCCGCTAAGAGAGCCGTCAGTGCGTCCCGACAAGTAAACGCCTCCAAAACCATCCACGCTGACCCTGAAGCCGGAATCGATTCTTGTCGTGCCGAATTGCTCCGTCCACACTAGATTCCCCTCGTCGTCGTACTTCGCCAAGAAGGCATCGGACGGGCCTGCGTTAGCGTTTGCGAGGTCGCCCGAAGTATGTCCAGAGAGATAGACGTTTCCAAATCTGTCTGCACTTACTCCGCCGTTTACATCGAGCCGCGAAGTGCCGAGTTGTCTTGTCCAGAGCAAGTTTCCCGCTTGGTCTAGCTTGCTCAAGAAGACGTCTCTGGTTCCTCCAGCATGCATCCCGCCAAGGTCGCCTTCGGTCGATCCAGAGATATAGACGTTTCCAAGTCCGTCGACGCTTACACTATTGCTCTCATCCAATCCAACTGTGCCGAGTTGCTGGACCCAAAGGCGGTTTCCTGATGCATCATACTTGCTCACAAATGCGTCAGTCTGGCCAGCATTTGCTCCACCGAGTGATCCAAACGTAAATCCCGATATGTAGACATTCCCGAGCCCATCAGAGCTGACGCCAAAGCTCTGATCTATTCGTGACAAGCCGATTTGCTCGGTCCAGAGAAGTTTACCGTCGGAGTCGTACTTGCTTACGAATCCATCGTATGAACCAAAGTTTTCGGCCCCGAGGGCCCCAGCCGTAGAGCCGGAGACGTAGACTCCACCAAGGCGATCAGCCGTCACGCCCCAGTCTTCGTCGCTAGCGTTTGAGCCGAGTTGCTCAGTCCACAGGAGGTTGCCCGCCGAATCGAATTTACTCAGG
This portion of the Posidoniimonas corsicana genome encodes:
- the recQ gene encoding DNA helicase RecQ; the encoded protein is MQEATEHTEQLAEALLSYWGYDSFRPLQREAMECGMTGRDSVVVLPTGGGKSLCYQAPAACRDGVAVVVSPLISLMKDQVDALTACGIPAAALNSTLSTEEKRDITQRLREGEIKLLYAAPERLLLDGTLTFLTQLNVSFVAIDEAHCISAWGHDFRPEYRGLKVLREALPQVSMHAYTATASEKVRQDIASQLELRDPAMLVGSFDRPNLVYRVRRANQKLKQITDLVDRHRGESGIVYCISRKEVERTAEALRGLGVHAAPYHAGLSDQERHRNQEDFIEDRVQVIVATVAFGMGIDKPDVRFVAHTGLPKSVEHYQQESGRAGRDGLKSDCLLLFSPGDANTWRRMLASSDDQQSFNSAMQALNHMCDYANSVTCRHKSLVEFFGQAYEKDNCGACDVCLAELETVDEPLVLAQKIVSCVARLDQRFGGDYTSKVLAGSGEARILSSGHDRLSTYGLLKEYKPPVIRDWIEQLVGQGYLQKEGEYDVLQITETGLQLLKGDAQPRLLRPSAPAARQKKKASGDDWEGVDRKLFEKLRTLRGEQAAERGVPAYIVFGDTALRDMARLRPATLDAFSNVKGVGAKKLEDFGKLFVDAIADYCRANDVAPADPAPTVAARYAASEDDSPSLPAVAAFRHFREGLSIEETAAHLAKANSTVVGYLNQYLQHEQITDPTPWVERGLALRIEDAIEQVGLGRLKPIYEHLGGDVGYDEIRIVASCVANRG
- a CDS encoding SBBP repeat-containing protein, giving the protein MNRQVLILTTTLYFLSFSSTNAVTLDWIKQIGSAGRDDSWGTSADGLGNVYISGYTEGDLGGPNAGISDAFVSKFNSAGDLLWTRQLGSIANDYSRGVSADGLGNVYVSGHTRGDLGGVNAGSYDVFLSKFDSAGNLLWTEQLGSNASDEDWGVTADRLGGVYVSGSTAGALGAENFGSYDGFVSKYDSDGKLLWTEQIGLSRIDQSFGVSSDGLGNVYISGFTFGSLGGANAGQTDAFVSKYDASGNRLWVQQLGTVGLDESNSVSVDGLGNVYISGSTEGDLGGMHAGGTRDVFLSKLDQAGNLLWTRQLGTSRLDVNGGVSADRFGNVYLSGHTSGDLANANAGPSDAFLAKYDDEGNLVWTEQFGTTRIDSGFRVSVDGFGGVYLSGRTDGSLSGPNAGSSDAFLAKFSDPVPEPHSVLLGVFACVSLTLPIRGKRGARQKQTFNKLG